Genomic DNA from Mastomys coucha isolate ucsf_1 unplaced genomic scaffold, UCSF_Mcou_1 pScaffold16, whole genome shotgun sequence:
GAGGAAATGATAAGCTACTCCTTCAGCAACACTGCAGATTTTGTAGATTACACAGGGAGGAATTTTTCTGTGCCtattttgcatgttttttttAGCCTTCAAAAGACGCAAATTACATTCTTTCTGAAGTTATAGCATGGCTATAGTCACATTCAGATAGAGTGTGTCAATAAAATAGCTCTTATCCTCCAGAAAGGATGTGCAAATAACTGGTTCCtcctccattttttctttctttttgtgacaGAGTGATACTTCATGTAACCCTGAGTTCTTAAAATGAAGTTACTGAGTACAGCCCAGCCCAGCAACTACACAGGCACAGTTCTTTCCTAGTTTAATAATTCTAAACTAGGAGTGCTGAAATAACACTTCTGCCCAGAAAGCTGACTTTTAATAGAACATTGGTGGATAATTGAACTTATGCTCATTGTTCAAAAGGTCATGCAGCTTGACTGTGTCCTTTTCCTTTGGGTAAATTATTCAGCTTAAGTATTTATTGGCCTTCCAAACTGAAAGTATTGTATGAACTCTCTGTTACTCTTCAGCATTTCCTAATTTGattgtatgtttttctttatgtaaCTCTACCAGAAAATCTCCATCTCCTGTCTTCTAATTCCAGTACAGGGACCTCTTATATTTGCTCTGTGCTCAGCATACTCTGTGTCTCAGCTTCATGAATCACATAGACATGAATTTATTCAATGGGAAAATTATAATACTGATTGAATGGAGACTTTGATTTTCCTTTCAAGCTTGattcaattttttaaagtatttgagaGCATTGCATAAAAGGAATCTTCAGTAGGAGGAGTAAAGCAAATTTTGAAGACATTACTAGTATTAGATTACCAATGGTCACCTTTATTAGAATAAAAGGGCAAAATGCGTAGTCTCTACCCCTATCAAATTAGTGTGTATATAGTATCTAAATGATATATGATAGCTAACAGATTGAGGAATCACAGTTCTAAATAAAATCTGGGTGCAACTTAGAGCATCTAATTTGCTACTCAGATATCTTCCATATAAATGCTTCTATGCCAACTTTAATATCCAGGAAAGGCTAAGTTTAAAAGgttgttgaattggggaaaataaattttataagcTGCCCTTATCTTTGACGAATTAGAAGGATTGTACTGATCTACCTACTGCAAGCTAAGAACTTTATTTTACTGCTTGAGAATTAAGacaattttctttcaaattttttttcttagtaacaAGCTCtgtaaaaataaaccagaaattgATATTAGTTCATTACACTATACTACAAGTTACACTTAATTTCTTCACTTAAGATTTACAATACCCAATTGTGTTAACTTttttacagaggaaaaaatggaaataggcaaGGTGAAGTCAACTCCCATGATGCCATGTTTCTTCAATGCAAAGGTCATGATAAAACTTGATATTAAAGTACAATCAGTCCACACTCTCCTTCCATAGGTGTGACCAAACAGAACTAGAGAAGACTCACTAAGTTCAAAGAGCAGACGTGTGTGATGCTACCAATCCATGCCATGCAGTAGACCCCATTCTCTGTGATTACACAAAGACTGCAATGTCACCTTCATCTTTGggtccttgttctttttttttaaaccacttgTTCACCAAATACTCTGATACTCTGATTTAGAATTTGTTTGGCTTCACTCGttgtcttattcatttatttttttaattttcctaaagGAAATTGATCTGTCTTATTTCTAATGCCATTCTAACTTCGTTTCTCATATTCTTTATTCATGACTACTTGGCTACTGTGTTCCTGTTCTACTTGGATAGAATGATCATAAAGACTGAACTTTCAATCTGAGCACACTTCCTTGCAATTCCAAATGCTAGCTTTAATTCAAgatgtaatatttatatacaaaaagGAATGTGATTTAGGATGTATGATAAGCCTCAGTGTctgaaattgaaaatattttctatagcaCACATCTTAATCTATACTTTCCCCTATTTTACTATAAGTACATGAGCCTCAACACTGTATTCTTGACAATGTAAAAAACAGTCTAAAGTGGTGGAAAAACATACTGAGTGAttgtcctttctccctcttcctttttttattgctcatttttctttcatgttttatagatgtttatagttttataatgaaaatatttttcttaatatattaaattatgatCACAATTTCCCCTCTCCCAAATTCTTCCAGATTCACCCGATCCTCACCTGTCCAActtgattctctttctttctttctttctttcttcctttctctcatcttttctctttattgcattctttctgctttataaacaaatacacaataacaaacaaactagaatttaaaaacaaagcacaagGAACACACatactccaaaataaaaaatccaaaaacaaacaaaaaattcactaAAACTCATAAAACCACAAAGCTGGGAACCATAATATAGAATTTAAAAAGCCAAGTAAGAGATATAaagtgtgagtctgtgtgtctgtgtgtgtttgtgtagtatgtatgcatgtatccaaacaattaattaaaaggcAAATAGTCTACAAGAGTGCTATTGAATTCATGTTTTGTTGGCCATGCCCTGCTGTTCACGGGACCTACCCTTAAGTGTGGTTAATACACCCAGTGAGAGCCCATTggggaaaaaataattttctttcaaaagtaaATGTTGAGTGGAGATAGCTTATTGTTTAGAGATGGGAATTCATGTCTACTTCCTTTTTGGTAGCACTGGGATCTTATCTGATTGGACCTGTTGAAATCATGTGTATGCTGCCACAATCTCTGTGACTTTGTGAATTCATATATGTGTGGATCCTGTTAGATCTAGAAGGCATTGTTTCCTTCATCTTATTCATTCCCtgtagctcttacaatctttctgctttatCCTCTGCTTAGCTCTCAGAGCCTGAGGGGAGAGTTTTGAGAAGATGTCCCAGGAAGGAATGGTAGTTTCAAAGTCTTTGAGTCTCTCTGTACATTGTCTAGTTATGAGTCTCTACTAATGAGCAACTGTCTTTTCTTCTCATGTGGTCTTAGAGACCTGCTTGTTCCCTCTTGCTACTCTTGCATTATAAACCTTAGGACTGTCATACCCTGTTATATGGATGAATTGGAGTTGGCTTATTCATGCTTATCTTTGAATGATAAATGAGTAATGTAATTCTAGTTTCTGCTCAAGTAAGACTTGTATTTTGACCATATATTGCCACAAATTAATTCAATAATTGAAATcttagagaaaattatttttttcttttcattgcgATTCAGTACACTGAGTATCTGGTAGGTGATTCTGTCATTTTACAGAGCACTGAGGTCAAtggctggcttccaggtagcaGATATCCTGCCAGAGGGTTCATCAAAACCTCTATCATGTGTTTGTTGCCTTTCTAGGATACAGTAGAGAACATTTAAGGCTGCCAACAAGAGTTTCCAGTCATGACACTTCAAGCAAGAGTTTTCTGATGATATGTGCTTCTAAAAGTAAATTACAACATATAAAATGTTCTCTAAAGATATGAAGTACAAGCTTGTCATTTCTTATATTATGGTTCCCAAAACTGCATGCCATCATGTTTACTAGTTTTCCTTGGTCAATGAAATTATAAGTCAATACAGattcaagaaggaaaaaacagCATCTATTTCTTACGGGATCAATAATTCAAGTTTTACAGTTATCTTTAATCTGCCTTATTCTCTATGTTCCCCTCAATTTTCTGAGTTGGCGTAATTAAGATACTAccaaacaatgactttatgaaattcttaggcaaaaggatggaactagaaaatatcatcctgagtgaggaaacccagtcacaaaagaacacacccggcatgcactctctgataagtggatattagcccagaagtttggaatacccaatatacaattcacagaccatatgaagctcaagaagaaggaagaccaaaggatggatgtttctgtctttcttagaagggggaacaaaatattcacaggaaaaagtacagggacaaagggtggagcagagactaaaggaaaggccatctagagactgccccacctggggatccaactcatatacagtcaccaaacacagacactgttGTGAATGctaagaaatgcatgctgacaggagcctgatatagctgtctcctgaggctttgccaaagcctgacaaataaagaggtggattctcacaaccaaccattggacttagcacaggatCTCCAATGatggaattagagaaaggactgaaggagctaaagggttttgcaaccccataggaagagcagcaatatcaaccaaccagaccccctagagctcccagggactaaaccaccaaccaaagagtactcatggagggaTCCAGGTAACATATGTAGTTGCATATGTAACacaagatggccttgttgggcatcaatggtaggagagaacctTGGTTgggtgaaggcttgatgccccagtgtacaaGAATGCCAGGATGAaagaggtgggagtaggtgggtggctgggggaacaccctcatagaagcagagggaggagagatgggatagaGGGATTcctgagggaaaactgggaaggggataacatttgaaatgtaaataaagaaaatatccaagaagataaaagaaaaatatattttaaaagataatcccTAAATTCcagtttaattcattttttaattaatgtctAATTTCTCACCTATTACAAACTTGAGTATTACTGGAAAGGGAAATTAGAAtgcaatataaaaaataatgttcaatATATGGAATTTTTTCATCTGTCTTTAAAACTCTATTACATATAAATTGtggtattttaaacatttttgagcTTTAACTTAGTATTTAGAAAGATAGATATGATGCATATAGTTATCAAATATAATAAGTGGGATAAATATAATATGTGACTCATCATTTTTTGCACTAAAATATTCAGATAGTTTTAGCAAGGCTAAGTTTACAATAGTACTTATCTACAGTCACTGTTATCTTGGTGTGAATCTGCACTAGTCAAGTTTCTACAAACCCATTCCTAGGTCCAAGCAGAGCTGTGGATGCTGTAGACTTAGGAAACTGAATGATGTTTGTTGCAATAGTTCTGctttttcagtaaaagaaaacatgtcaaaAAACACAAAGGAGGAGACCCAAAAATGTATAAAGGAGAATTTAAGCAAAAGATTACACATATATTTTCCACGGCTTAACAGAGACTTAATAAGGCAATATCTGGCTTAtagcctataatcccaacactttgtAAGTGGCCAACGGAGGAGCAAGAGCTCAAAAGAAGCTTTGCCTCAACTCTATTCCTCCCCACCACCCTGCTGACCCCAGGCCTACATGAGATCCAGCCTCAAAAAATGTTTGAGGAGCTAGAATAATAGCTTAATGATTAAGAGTACATACTTGTTCATCTAGAGGATTCACTTTATGTTCTAGAACTGAAAACTGGTGGTTCACCACCAGCTATGGCTCCAGGAAATGCAATGTTTTCTTGTGGCCTCTATGAGCACCAGCATAAACATGGCATACATtgacatagacacacaccataacttaagcaaaataaagcaaacaaacttaTCTTTTATGTTGAGTCAGCATTTACCAGGACCTTgtggtttttaaaatcatttgtatCAGGAAGAAAAGTCTAAGGAATCAAAGATTATCTTAAAAGCATAAGGAAGTCTTTTCATGAGATTTGAAAGTTTTGAGCAAATCAAGCATGCTCAGCTCCTTTTTCTTACTGAATATTAATAGTGCCAGGCGTTACTTGAAATTTTTCAGTGCAGACCATAGAAAGTCATAGCCATCACACtgaattttctatgtttggtactgttagaaaaaaaataaagtgtataaAAATACACATTCTAAAGATTTGTATTAATACAAAAAGATCTAAGATTCTTTTAACTTTGGTAGTGTGTAGAGTTCAGTTAAGGGATCCATAATTGATCCTACTGCCAAACATGAAAATGCTTTAAGTACTCAGTTCTAGTAAGATCATCCTTCCTGCATATCTAACTATCTGAGGCTCAGGAAAACTTATCCTAAGAGGAGACAGAAGCTACACATGAGCTTTCAGATGGGCAGAagagctgtgaaatgctgtctttgaGATATGGCCTGTTACTGCACACATCAGCCAATAGCACCAATCACACCACCTATGCAATACCTGAAGGAGATTAAGCCAGTCAAAATCCCAGTCTCAATAGGGTAGTGGCTCCCAAGGACCCACCTCTATGAGAGATGCTACTTGCAGCTGTCATCTTCCAGAGGACAGTCACTCTCCTTTGGGGTTATGTTTATTAGCAGGTTGCTGATGTCTATCTAAGTCaatgtccatctgtccatctgcaTATGAGCAGCACTAATTAGACTCCAAGTTATTcataacaaaactaaaactacaGCATGAAGAAAGTGGGGTAGGTGGGTGAGAGGGGCATTAAGGAAATTAGGAAGGAGATAGCAGTGGGCAGATATTATTAAtagcattgtgtaaatgtatgggactctcaaaataaaatttttatcttatttttacaaattaaaatagcAATCATCCTGGGAtcgataacacacacacactcacagactaaaacaatacacactcacacagatgcaTATTCTCACAAATAATAAAGCCGGCATCTTCTAGAAAGGACAAGTTCACTGCGCTAgaaaactcacagcagctgtgatgacctttaaaaaacttttataaaatcAAGCCACTCAACATTCTACCAAGAAATGAGAAGTGACctctgaactaaaaaaaaaaaaaagagaaagaaaagtctacTAACTAATAAACAGAATAGATTGTTTCCTGAGAAAATGGATGTATTAAAATGGATATTAATTTTCTCTCTGGGGCaattaaaatatcttgaaatCATATAGAATTAAGTTTGCATTACTACATAAATACACTAAACTGATACAATGTATATTCTTAGAAGGGTCACTTTTATCACAtacaaattatacaaaaatacTTGAAGACTAACACAAATTATCAGTTGGATTTTTACTGAAATTATGGCTTATCATTTCTATCTGCTTATCCTCTAATTCTGTACTTctaaatataaacacacaatCCACCTTCCTAGAATATCATTCAGATTAATTCATCACTTTTTCTCACACTATTACAAGAATGAAGCTATCATTATTCTTAATGGATCACTATACATTATAATATGTAGATAAAATAGCACAAATAGGATATTAGTTTAGTCAAAATTGAAACCAACTGTCAGATTTCTACATATTCTGGATTTAAAGCCTAGCATATTATTGCTAGTATTAGTTAAGGGACAATGGTTAACCTTATCAGTTAGGGTGGAATTTGTTTAATGGATAAATGCAAAATTATAACACTAGGGATATGATTATCATCCCTGCAAACATGGAAAATTCTAGTATTAAAGAGATTTCCAGGACCCAATGGATGACATTAGCCCAAATCcccaacaaagggaagagagaacctgcagagaccatatccagtggttagGCATAGCCCCCCAGTAGAGGGATgaaggccacccacccatctcaaaaatattaacccagaattgtcccagtctaaaggaaatgcagggacaaagagtggagcagagactgaagggaaaggCCCTCCAGAGACTGTACCacatagggatccatcctatTTTCAAACTCCAAATCCAAACATTatttctgatgccaagaagtacttgctgacaggagcctggtataagAGTCCTCaaagaggatctgccagagccttatcaatacagatgcagatgcttacacccaaccatcagattgagcatGGAGACCCCAGTagaggactgaagtagctgaagggatttgcagtcccataggatgaacaacaatatcaaccaaccaacaccGTCCCACCGTCCAGAGCTCCCTGGATTATGAAGAACTGAGCCTGTATGATTTGTCAGGTCTTCCTTCAGTAAATTTCAATCCATTTATATTTAGATGAATTGTTAAGATGCTATTCAACAACATAGCAATTTGCAATATGTACTTTATCTTTAGGATAAAGTAGATTGGAATTAAGTGTTTTGTCATCTCATCTCTTctctttaattttacattttaattcaacTCAACAATGTAGAGTTGAATTAAGTGCATTAATGTCATCTCATCTTATTGATTTTGCTTTCTTGGCTTTGAGAGGTGGTAGTGTTTGTCAGTCAAAATTTCCCCCGGGCTGCTTTCTCAATCCTAGAAACACATATAGCAAAAGAGACTGTAAACAAGAGTAACATCATCATGAAGACTAATGGAAATAAGTTCGTCctagatatttttcatttatatttatgccagtcaataaacaaatattgtaaacaaaataaactccTATGAaaaccatcaacaacaaaacatcatCCTTGTATTCCCTGCCCCTGCATCTGCCCTGTTAGTGTTTATACACTTCAGAACCAATACCACACATGCAAACCTTGTATGATACCACAATGTTCATTATTGGTTAGTGTATATCACCTGTTGCAAGTGGCTTAGCAGGAGTGGTTTTGAGTGACTTGAactcatcctttttttttctttttaaattatctttgatCTTTTTTTAACACTCCAGTTGTTACCTACCTCCTGGTTTGTCCTCCAACATTTCCTCTTGGCATTCCTCCTCCCCGATCTCCAAGATGTCTCCACCCCACCCTTCCACcctaccaggcctccccactacctggggcctcaagtttctccagggttaggtacatcatcagGCAGTcctatgtgtcaggggcctcatatcagctaatgTATGCTGCCAGGTCCGGTCTGTGGCTCAGTGAcagagatcttaggggtccaagttagttgagactactgatCCTCCTACATGGTCAccaccctcctcagcttcttccagcctttccctaattcaaccatagaggtccttgacttcagtccaatgggtaaatatctgcacctgtctctgtcagctgcttgtcaggtctctcagaggacagccatcctAGACCCCTCTCtttaagcacaccatagcatcagtaatagtgtcaggccttgaagccCCCCGCCCCCCtcagatggatcccaagttggaccagTTACTGGGTCACTTTCCCTCATTCTCTtccccatttttgtccctgaagttcttttagacaggaacaatagtgggtcagaatttttgactgtgggatggcaatccatccctccacttgatgccttgtTGTTCTAATGGAGGTGGAAAGAGAGTTCCCTGTTCCtcctgttgggcatttcatctaaggtgcctccatttgagtcctgagTCTCTCACTTTCCAGGTCTCAGGTACTTTCTAGAGCatctccccacctcctacctcccaaagttgcttgcttccattctttctgctgggctTCACTCCTTTTGCAAGCaaaatgatggaactagaaaatattatcctgagtaaggtaattcAGACTCAaaaaacatgcatggtatgtactcactattaagtggatattagacaaaaaagtacagaatacccaggatacaatgaccagaactcaagaaggtaaacCAAAGGGCCCAAGAGAGGATGTCTGATCCTACTTAGGAGGAAGAAGCAAACACagggggcaggaaggaaggacctgggtgggagataggacaggaaagagaaaaggggaacacAATCAGGTATTTGGAGGGTCAGGGGATAGGATTGAAGCCATTCTCTTGATAGGATTTTATACAAACTCATCTAACAAGAAGAGTCAAAAATCTACTTTAAATAACagtatttatttcaaaacaaactcaAATGAAACTACTATGACAAATGGGGGAATTTAACCTGTTTTTcctattataattttataactttaaaatactCTAAAAGATATCCATACTATATTCAATACAGTGCTTTTATAATACTAGAACAGAATGTGGAACATCTCCTTTAAACAAATTTGTATCTTCTAATCCCCTAAATAACCTCGGAACCTATCTTTATAAAGGTTTGAAAGACTTTTGTCTGTAatgccattttatttattctaaagtTCACCATAAATGTCCCACTGAAAAACTTTTAACAAATCTGTAGGTAATGTCTGTCTAACCGTGGGACTTATACTTGAGCCACTTATGTGCACCACGGACTTCAAATGGTGGTTCTTGGTAGTAGAGGTAATTGGCTAGATCTTCCGCAGCTGGTTCTGGATCCGTTGTAGCAAACTGAGCTGCTTCCTCGACTTCTTTCTTCACATCGGCATCAATTTCTTTCAATTCTTCAATATTGCTGAGGTTGTTGCTTATTATTCTCTCTCGGAGAAGCATTATAGGATCACTCTTACTCCTCACATTATGAACTTCTTCTCGTGTACGATAACTGACCCCTGGATCGCTCATACTGTGTCCATGATAACGGTAGGTCTGCAGCTCCATCAAAATGGGCCCCTTTCCGGATCTGCAGTGATCAGCTGCAAACTTGGTCGCCTCACGAACACTAAGAATATCCATCCCGTTCACCCTCAGTCCAGGGATAATGAAGCCTTTCTTGTGGTAATCAGTACTGGCTGCTGCTCTCTCATTAGATGTTCCCATTCCATAGCGGTTGTTCTCACAGATGAAAACACAGGGTAATTTCCACAAGGCTGACATATTGTACGCTTCGAATACCTGCCCTTGGTTAGCCGCACCATCGCCATACAAAGCCAAGCAGACCTGCCCATTCTTCAGGTACTTACAAGCGAAAGCCACACCAGCTCCCAGG
This window encodes:
- the Pdha2 gene encoding pyruvate dehydrogenase E1 component subunit alpha, testis-specific form, mitochondrial; this translates as MRKMLAALLSHVFSGMVRKPAFRGLLSSFKFSNDATCDIKKCDLYLLDYGPPTSTVLTRAEALEYYRTMQVIRRMELKADQLYKQKFIRGFCHLCDGQEACCVGLEAGINPTDHIITSYRAHGLCYTRGLSVKSILAELTGRRGGCAKGKGGSMHMYCKNFYGGNGIVGAQVPLGAGVAFACKYLKNGQVCLALYGDGAANQGQVFEAYNMSALWKLPCVFICENNRYGMGTSNERAAASTDYHKKGFIIPGLRVNGMDILSVREATKFAADHCRSGKGPILMELQTYRYHGHSMSDPGVSYRTREEVHNVRSKSDPIMLLRERIISNNLSNIEELKEIDADVKKEVEEAAQFATTDPEPAAEDLANYLYYQEPPFEVRGAHKWLKYKSHG